One genomic window of uncultured Erythrobacter sp. includes the following:
- a CDS encoding lipoprotein-releasing ABC transporter permease subunit, producing the protein MMLTPFERMIAKRYLWPGKGEAFIALVAGISVGVVMLSVAMLVVVMSVMNGFRGEMLDKFAGLNGHAVIQAYGGKLDNWESVLEQVQGTEGVQEASPLIEQPLLTSFNGRVVAIFVRGNTQQDIGELQDKLLFGDLSRLQAGERKVAIGARLAANIGARVGDTITIINPQGRTTPFGTSIRQVAYEVAAIFEIGLYDFDETFVIMPMEDAQTLLLLGDTVGLIEIKVDDPDNVGEILAPVEDTLVGRAQIADWKTINSTLFEALEVERVAMFFVLSFMVLVATFNILSSLVMLVRAKTRDIAIMRTMGATRKSLVKIFVTTGTTVGAIGTISGLVFGFIVLYFRNPIVDGIAWATGVQIWDPEVRFLTSLPARVDPWEIIGIAALALGLSFLATLYPALKAASTDPVQVLRYE; encoded by the coding sequence ATCATGCTCACTCCCTTCGAAAGAATGATCGCCAAGCGCTACCTTTGGCCGGGCAAAGGCGAGGCGTTTATCGCGCTGGTCGCCGGCATCTCGGTTGGTGTGGTGATGCTGAGCGTCGCGATGCTGGTGGTCGTGATGAGCGTGATGAACGGCTTTCGCGGTGAGATGCTGGACAAGTTCGCCGGACTGAACGGTCACGCGGTGATCCAGGCCTATGGCGGCAAGCTCGACAATTGGGAAAGCGTGCTGGAGCAAGTGCAAGGCACTGAGGGTGTGCAGGAAGCATCGCCTTTGATCGAGCAACCGCTGCTGACGAGCTTCAATGGCCGCGTTGTAGCGATCTTTGTGCGCGGGAACACACAGCAGGATATCGGTGAGCTTCAGGACAAATTGCTGTTCGGTGATCTGTCACGCTTGCAAGCTGGCGAACGCAAAGTCGCCATTGGAGCGAGGTTGGCTGCGAATATCGGTGCGCGGGTGGGCGACACGATCACGATCATCAACCCGCAAGGCCGCACGACACCATTTGGGACATCCATCCGACAGGTCGCTTATGAAGTCGCAGCGATCTTCGAGATTGGGCTCTACGATTTCGACGAGACATTCGTGATCATGCCGATGGAGGACGCCCAGACTTTGCTGCTGCTGGGCGACACTGTTGGGCTGATTGAGATTAAGGTCGATGACCCGGACAATGTGGGCGAGATACTTGCCCCCGTAGAAGATACGCTGGTCGGGCGCGCGCAAATCGCGGATTGGAAGACCATCAATTCGACCTTGTTTGAAGCGCTTGAAGTCGAACGCGTCGCGATGTTCTTTGTGCTCAGTTTCATGGTGCTGGTCGCGACTTTTAATATTCTTTCGAGCTTGGTCATGCTGGTGCGTGCAAAAACCCGCGACATTGCGATCATGCGAACAATGGGTGCGACGCGGAAAAGCCTGGTGAAGATATTCGTTACGACCGGGACAACAGTGGGTGCGATTGGCACCATCAGCGGCTTGGTCTTCGGCTTCATCGTGCTCTATTTTCGCAATCCGATTGTTGACGGGATTGCTTGGGCGACTGGTGTGCAGATCTGGGATCCTGAGGTTCGCTTCCTCACATCGCTCCCGGCTCGCGTCGATCCATGGGAGATCATTGGC